Part of the Gemmatimonas sp. UBA7669 genome, CAGTTCGAGCTCCTCCAGCACATAGACGCCGACACTTGTCGCCTGCTCGTCAAAGGCGGAAATCGCAGTGCCCGCAGCGGCGGTCCCCGGACGCCCCGTCGTCGTCGTCTGGATCGGTGTGTCGTGGAGGTCTACGCCGGTGGTGAAGCGACTCCCAATCGAGCCAAGCCGTCGCGTGGACAGCAAACGCATGGTGATGCCTCGATTCAAAAAGCTCTGCTGAAGGAACTGCGTCAACGCGGGGGCTTCGTGGATGGCGCGCGGCACGTAAAAAATCTGCGTCTCAATCTGTTCCGTTTCGCTGAGCGAGCGTGCCACGTTGAGCCCGAACCGGAATTCATCGAAGCGCCCGAAGTTGTTGAGACGCACACCGCCCACGCGGGTAAACGACGTCGAGTCTGCAATCCGCGGGGTCGCACGCATCTCATCGATCGTGAGCCCTCCAGGGACATCCTGCCCGAGGTTGTCGTACGACATCACACCAGTCACCGTACTTTTCGCGTCGGGCCGGTACACAAACTTTGACGAGAATCCCGTCTGGTCGAAGTTGGAGTTGTCGCGGTAGCCGTCCTGCTGCGTGCGCCAGGCGCTCACGAGATAGCTCACGTTCCCGTCGAACGCCTCGCCCGTGGCCTTGGCGTGCACCCTGGCGAAGCCGAAGCTCCCAGCGAGCACTTGCAGCTGACGACGGTCCGGCCCACCGGTCTCGCTGGTCATCGAGACGACGCCACCCGCTTGGTTGCCGTACAGCGTGGACGCCGGACCACGCAGTACCTCGATACCTGAAATCGACGACATGTCGAGGTTCGCGAGATCCTGTCCCGAGCCGCCGGCGTTGTTCTTCGGAATGCCGTCAATCATCAACCGGATGCTGCGGACACCGAACGAGTTCGATGAACCGGCGCCTCGGATGGCGATGGTGGCGCGAGAAGCGCCACCCAGTTGGTCACGGACGACAAGGCCTGGCACCGTACGCAGCGCCTCCTCGATGCTCGTGTTGCGTCGGCCAACGCCCTGAATGACTTCCTGCGAGACCAAGCTGACGGATGCCGGGACTTTTGCCAGCTCCTGACCGGTGCGGTTGGCGGAGATGACCACCTGCGCGAGCGCCGAGGGTACTGCGGTGAGGACGAAGTTCACCGAAGGATCCGTGCCATTCACGACGTCGACGGTCATTACGCTCGGGAGATATCCGATCGACGTTGCCCGAAGCTGGATGCGACCGACCGCCGCGAGGGGAAGGCTGTATCGACCATCGTCATCAGCGCGTGCCAATCGCTCCGCGCGTCCCCCCGCGTTGAGCAACTCCACGGTCGCGCGCGGCACTGGGGCACCCGTGGCGGACCGTACCTGACCTCGCACGGTGGCGGCGACCGCCGACTGCTGCGCTGAGAGAGATGTAGCCAACGTGCCGCCGAAACAGGCGATTGCTACGAGCGTACGCAACAAGCTCGAACCGGGACGTCTGACGAGAGAGCGCATGCGAAATGGGG contains:
- a CDS encoding TonB-dependent receptor, producing the protein MRSLVRRPGSSLLRTLVAIACFGGTLATSLSAQQSAVAATVRGQVRSATGAPVPRATVELLNAGGRAERLARADDDGRYSLPLAAVGRIQLRATSIGYLPSVMTVDVVNGTDPSVNFVLTAVPSALAQVVISANRTGQELAKVPASVSLVSQEVIQGVGRRNTSIEEALRTVPGLVVRDQLGGASRATIAIRGAGSSNSFGVRSIRLMIDGIPKNNAGGSGQDLANLDMSSISGIEVLRGPASTLYGNQAGGVVSMTSETGGPDRRQLQVLAGSFGFARVHAKATGEAFDGNVSYLVSAWRTQQDGYRDNSNFDQTGFSSKFVYRPDAKSTVTGVMSYDNLGQDVPGGLTIDEMRATPRIADSTSFTRVGGVRLNNFGRFDEFRFGLNVARSLSETEQIETQIFYVPRAIHEAPALTQFLQQSFLNRGITMRLLSTRRLGSIGSRFTTGVDLHDTPIQTTTTGRPGTAAAGTAISAFDEQATSVGVYVLEELELGPAVTLTAGARYDNIRFKQQNKMRAAQTEPRTFTRVTPKLGLTYRISQTLSAYANFSESFESPVIGQLRNSPRTDGEFVTNQVVKPLSIRTFEVGTRGVVGRGSFELAVFSQRVSDQAVNVNFVRPAPATGQFGALVNAAEVKQQGIEAGAKYALTGSLSLAGTYTYSDFTYARYEAGANDFGGNELPGIPKHNGFLELRYQGARGLSGGVEVQSVGKFFLNDANTAENPAYRLVNLRAAWTRRVGRTDVAPFVAVNNLFSEKYSSQPQINAGAGRFFNPLPGVNYVAGIRLNW